Proteins encoded by one window of Cannabis sativa cultivar Pink pepper isolate KNU-18-1 chromosome 4, ASM2916894v1, whole genome shotgun sequence:
- the LOC115715045 gene encoding uncharacterized protein LOC115715045 isoform X5, whose amino-acid sequence MENGYDGKLADKFSGLKLGLGLGMGSSIGDPSSDDNINNPNDSSLFQVMKAVEAAEATIKQQVDENSRLRAELQHKSLLLQKYKLDDSVSQSSHSGAGHGHGSYESPPSVPFVKSQQDRDKSMNNTSAVSLPGTLVVHHDVKPNNDVTTQSNTEAHSDASKINGTVKLHPGGHPPVDNAGLSASSTTSFSAGRFQMEGDYDPRFNLSGQVLMPMAEVTNSTSLWKQDLTSKIREHEEEIMQLRKHLADYSIKEAQIRNEKHVLEKRIAYMRLAFDQQQQDLVDAASKALSYRQDIIEENIRLTYALQDAQQERSTFVSSLLPLLAEYSLQPPVPDAQSIVSNVKVLFKHLQEKLFLTESKLKESQYQLTPWRSDVNNSNIAPPSPSHSISAVLAPSNMSGLELVPQLNYTHGTGKEPVFNSDAQTTTEWDLLVRRQSGTVGIAANHTEPDDLGRYSPLASRTSVAQDIPTQIPLSHGDAYVPQYTEESTNKQVTFRDPVSHSEMDEQGAEGSQNERETSANWTSGNSPYTTTLEDPSSSYPYLPPVLEEPSSSFSEDDDPLPAIDGLQISGEAYPGHELQACGYSINGTTSCNFEWVRHLEDGSVNYIEGAKQPNYLVTADDVDTYLAIEVQPLDNRKRKGELVKVFANGKEKITCDPDMQNHIEKILHNGHASYKVLYSSGYLDIWEPATLAIKRDAYSIKSSSANGVVLTEKFSPSTIVAIPYGSLAEFNITGLGGVEHLLKIDNNADIISSRDTIVLALRFFVRRASERRKGKGKKRGLFF is encoded by the exons ATGGAGAATGGATATGATGGGAAACTGGCCGATAAATTCTCGGGTTTGAAgttagggttagggttagggATGGGCTCTTCCATTGGAGATCCTTCGTCCGATGATAACATCAATAATCCCAACGATAGTAGCTTGTTTCAGGTCATGAAAGCCGTTGAAGCTGCCGAAGCCACCATCAAGCAACAGGTCGACGAGAATAGCCGATTAAGGGCGGAGCTCCAACATAAGAGTCTCCTCCTCCAGAAATAT AAACTAGATGACTCAGTGTCCCAAAGTTCTCATTCTGGTGCTGGGCATGGCCATGGATCTTATGAGTCTCCCCCATCAGTTCCCTTTGTTAAAAGTCAACAAGACAGGGATAAGAGCATGAACAACACTTCTGCTGTTAGCCTACCTGGCACATTGGTTGTTCATCATGATGTGAAGCCGAATAATGATGTTACTACACAAAGTAACACAGAAGCCCACTCTGATGCCAGCAAGATCAACGGGACAGTTAAATTACATCCTGGTGGTCACCCACCGGTGGATAATGCTGGACTCTCTGCTTCATCTACAACATCATTTTCTGCAGGAAG GTTCCAAATGGAAGGAGATTATGATCCCCGTTTCAATTTGTCTGGACAAGTTTTGATGCCGATGGCTGAAGTAACTAATTCTACTAGTCTCTGGAAGCAG GATCTTACTTCTAAGATTCGAGAGCATGAAGAAGAGATTATGCAATTACGGAAACACCTTGCTGATTATTCGATAAAG GAGGCACAAATACGCAATGAAAAACATGTTTTGGAAAAGAGAATTGCTTATATGCGCCTG GCCTTTGATCAGCAGCAACAAGACCTTGTTGATGCTGCTTCTAAAGCTCTTTCATACAGACAGGATATTATTGAGGAAAACATACGTCTTACATATGCATTACAG GATGCACAACAAGAAagatcaacatttgtttcatcATTGTTGCCTCTTCTAGCGGAATATTCTCTGCAGCCACCTGTTCCTGATGCCCAATCAATTGTCAGCAATGTCAAG GTTCTGTTTAAACATTTGCAGGAGAAGCTTTTCCTTACTGAG TCAAAGCTAAAGGAATCTCAATATCAATTGACCCCTTGGCGGTCAGATGTCAATAACTCAAATATTGCCCCACCTTCGCCATCTCACTCCATCAGTGCAGTGTTGGCACCTTCA AACATGAGTGGGCTCGAATTAGTTCCTCAGCTGAATTACACCCATGGAACTGGAAAAGAACCTGTCTTTAATTCCGATGCTCAGACAACTACAGAATGGGATCTACTGGTTCGACGTCAAAGTGGCACTGTTGGTATTGCAGCAAATCATACGGAACCCGATGACTTGGGGAGGTATTCACCTCTTGCAAGCAG GACTTCTGTAGCTCAAGATATACCAACACAAATACCATTAAGTCATGGTGATGCATATGTTCCTCAGTATACTGAAGAATCCACCAATAAACAGGTCACATTTCGTGACCCTGTGAGCCACAGTGAGATGGATGAGCAAGGTGCTGAAGGAAGCCAGAATGAGAGAGAAACATCGGCTAATTGGACTTCAGGAAACTCTCCTTACACGACTACACTTGAGGACCCCAGCTCCTCTTATCCTTATCTGCCACCAGTTTTAGAAGAACCTTCTTCCTCATTTTCAGAGG ATGATGACCCCTTACCGGCAATAGATGGCCTCCAGATTTCAGGTGAGGCTTATCCAGGACACGAGCTTCAAGCATGTGGCTATTCAATCAATGGAACAACCAGTTGCAATTTTGAG TGGGTACGTCATTTGGAAGATGGATCTGTTAATTACATTGAAG GAGCAAAGCAACCCAATTATCTTGTCACTGCGGATGATGTTGATACATACCTTGCTATTGAAGTCCAACCTCTTGATAACAGGAAGCGCAAG GGTGAGCTTGTAAAGGTTTTTGCCAATGGGAAGGAAAAAATCACTTGTG ATCCTGATATGCAAAACCATATAGAGAAGATCCTTCATAATGGCCATGCTTCTTACAAAGTCCTGTATTCG agtGGGTATCTTGATATATGGGAACCAGCTACATTGGCAATCAAGAGGGATGCCTACAGTATTAAGTCCAGTAGCGCCAATGGTGTTGTACTTACAGAAAAGTTTTCGCCGTCCACAATT GTTGCAATTCCTTATGGAAGCCTGGCAGAATTCAATATAACTGGCCTTGGTGGTGTTGAGCATCTATTGAAAATAGATAACAATGCAGACATTATTAG
- the LOC115715045 gene encoding uncharacterized protein LOC115715045 isoform X1, translating into MENGYDGKLADKFSGLKLGLGLGMGSSIGDPSSDDNINNPNDSSLFQVMKAVEAAEATIKQQVDENSRLRAELQHKSLLLQKYKLDDSVSQSSHSGAGHGHGSYESPPSVPFVKSQQDRDKSMNNTSAVSLPGTLVVHHDVKPNNDVTTQSNTEAHSDASKINGTVKLHPGGHPPVDNAGLSASSTTSFSAGRFQMEGDYDPRFNLSGQVLMPMAEVTNSTSLWKQDLTSKIREHEEEIMQLRKHLADYSIKEAQIRNEKHVLEKRIAYMRLAFDQQQQDLVDAASKALSYRQDIIEENIRLTYALQDAQQERSTFVSSLLPLLAEYSLQPPVPDAQSIVSNVKVLFKHLQEKLFLTESKLKESQYQLTPWRSDVNNSNIAPPSPSHSISAVLAPSNMSGLELVPQLNYTHGTGKEPVFNSDAQTTTEWDLLVRRQSGTVGIAANHTEPDDLGRYSPLASRTSVAQDIPTQIPLSHGDAYVPQYTEESTNKQVTFRDPVSHSEMDEQGAEGSQNERETSANWTSGNSPYTTTLEDPSSSYPYLPPVLEEPSSSFSEAADDDPLPAIDGLQISGEAYPGHELQACGYSINGTTSCNFEWVRHLEDGSVNYIEGAKQPNYLVTADDVDTYLAIEVQPLDNRKRKGELVKVFANGKEKITCVYYPFDIDPDMQNHIEKILHNGHASYKVLYSSGYLDIWEPATLAIKRDAYSIKSSSANGVVLTEKFSPSTIVAIPYGSLAEFNITGLGGVEHLLKIDNNADIISSRDTIVLALRFFVRRASERRKGKGKKRGLFF; encoded by the exons ATGGAGAATGGATATGATGGGAAACTGGCCGATAAATTCTCGGGTTTGAAgttagggttagggttagggATGGGCTCTTCCATTGGAGATCCTTCGTCCGATGATAACATCAATAATCCCAACGATAGTAGCTTGTTTCAGGTCATGAAAGCCGTTGAAGCTGCCGAAGCCACCATCAAGCAACAGGTCGACGAGAATAGCCGATTAAGGGCGGAGCTCCAACATAAGAGTCTCCTCCTCCAGAAATAT AAACTAGATGACTCAGTGTCCCAAAGTTCTCATTCTGGTGCTGGGCATGGCCATGGATCTTATGAGTCTCCCCCATCAGTTCCCTTTGTTAAAAGTCAACAAGACAGGGATAAGAGCATGAACAACACTTCTGCTGTTAGCCTACCTGGCACATTGGTTGTTCATCATGATGTGAAGCCGAATAATGATGTTACTACACAAAGTAACACAGAAGCCCACTCTGATGCCAGCAAGATCAACGGGACAGTTAAATTACATCCTGGTGGTCACCCACCGGTGGATAATGCTGGACTCTCTGCTTCATCTACAACATCATTTTCTGCAGGAAG GTTCCAAATGGAAGGAGATTATGATCCCCGTTTCAATTTGTCTGGACAAGTTTTGATGCCGATGGCTGAAGTAACTAATTCTACTAGTCTCTGGAAGCAG GATCTTACTTCTAAGATTCGAGAGCATGAAGAAGAGATTATGCAATTACGGAAACACCTTGCTGATTATTCGATAAAG GAGGCACAAATACGCAATGAAAAACATGTTTTGGAAAAGAGAATTGCTTATATGCGCCTG GCCTTTGATCAGCAGCAACAAGACCTTGTTGATGCTGCTTCTAAAGCTCTTTCATACAGACAGGATATTATTGAGGAAAACATACGTCTTACATATGCATTACAG GATGCACAACAAGAAagatcaacatttgtttcatcATTGTTGCCTCTTCTAGCGGAATATTCTCTGCAGCCACCTGTTCCTGATGCCCAATCAATTGTCAGCAATGTCAAG GTTCTGTTTAAACATTTGCAGGAGAAGCTTTTCCTTACTGAG TCAAAGCTAAAGGAATCTCAATATCAATTGACCCCTTGGCGGTCAGATGTCAATAACTCAAATATTGCCCCACCTTCGCCATCTCACTCCATCAGTGCAGTGTTGGCACCTTCA AACATGAGTGGGCTCGAATTAGTTCCTCAGCTGAATTACACCCATGGAACTGGAAAAGAACCTGTCTTTAATTCCGATGCTCAGACAACTACAGAATGGGATCTACTGGTTCGACGTCAAAGTGGCACTGTTGGTATTGCAGCAAATCATACGGAACCCGATGACTTGGGGAGGTATTCACCTCTTGCAAGCAG GACTTCTGTAGCTCAAGATATACCAACACAAATACCATTAAGTCATGGTGATGCATATGTTCCTCAGTATACTGAAGAATCCACCAATAAACAGGTCACATTTCGTGACCCTGTGAGCCACAGTGAGATGGATGAGCAAGGTGCTGAAGGAAGCCAGAATGAGAGAGAAACATCGGCTAATTGGACTTCAGGAAACTCTCCTTACACGACTACACTTGAGGACCCCAGCTCCTCTTATCCTTATCTGCCACCAGTTTTAGAAGAACCTTCTTCCTCATTTTCAGAGG CTGCAGATGATGACCCCTTACCGGCAATAGATGGCCTCCAGATTTCAGGTGAGGCTTATCCAGGACACGAGCTTCAAGCATGTGGCTATTCAATCAATGGAACAACCAGTTGCAATTTTGAG TGGGTACGTCATTTGGAAGATGGATCTGTTAATTACATTGAAG GAGCAAAGCAACCCAATTATCTTGTCACTGCGGATGATGTTGATACATACCTTGCTATTGAAGTCCAACCTCTTGATAACAGGAAGCGCAAG GGTGAGCTTGTAAAGGTTTTTGCCAATGGGAAGGAAAAAATCACTTGTG TTTACTACCCCTTTGATATAGATCCTGATATGCAAAACCATATAGAGAAGATCCTTCATAATGGCCATGCTTCTTACAAAGTCCTGTATTCG agtGGGTATCTTGATATATGGGAACCAGCTACATTGGCAATCAAGAGGGATGCCTACAGTATTAAGTCCAGTAGCGCCAATGGTGTTGTACTTACAGAAAAGTTTTCGCCGTCCACAATT GTTGCAATTCCTTATGGAAGCCTGGCAGAATTCAATATAACTGGCCTTGGTGGTGTTGAGCATCTATTGAAAATAGATAACAATGCAGACATTATTAG